A window of the Microbacterium sp. LWH13-1.2 genome harbors these coding sequences:
- a CDS encoding M23 family metallopeptidase: MAKDIESPAKTTEDRTVARRSRGRVDARKVVKPLRSVAIFGAVGALVAAVALPAYAATKPSEATATVQQLAAVDAQSLVVASDATAASLSRGTFTATTPDEIEKKKAEEAAAARAAAAASVSTASSSSFNIGNYALVSPGSGEVRYPLPQGSYSVSRTVGGAHQGADMLAPAGTPIYAAAAGVVRASAESIGGYGVCVMLDSVVGGQRVQTTYGHMIYGSRQVQAGETVAAGQLIGFVGSTGRSTANHLHFEVHVNGGLMEPIAWLAANAG, translated from the coding sequence TTGGCAAAAGACATCGAATCGCCCGCGAAGACAACTGAAGATCGAACAGTCGCCCGCCGCTCCCGCGGCAGGGTCGACGCACGCAAGGTCGTGAAGCCCCTGCGTTCGGTCGCCATCTTCGGGGCCGTCGGTGCTCTCGTCGCCGCCGTCGCTCTTCCTGCCTACGCTGCGACGAAGCCCTCTGAGGCGACCGCGACAGTGCAGCAGCTCGCAGCAGTCGACGCACAGTCGCTCGTCGTCGCCTCCGATGCGACGGCCGCATCGCTCAGCCGTGGCACGTTCACCGCCACGACCCCTGACGAGATCGAGAAGAAGAAGGCGGAAGAGGCCGCAGCCGCGCGTGCTGCCGCAGCCGCCTCCGTCTCGACGGCATCGTCCAGCAGCTTCAACATCGGCAACTACGCTCTGGTCTCGCCCGGCTCGGGCGAGGTGCGTTACCCGCTTCCGCAGGGGTCGTACAGCGTCAGCCGCACCGTCGGCGGAGCCCACCAGGGTGCCGACATGCTGGCTCCGGCCGGAACCCCGATCTACGCGGCAGCCGCCGGTGTCGTCCGCGCCTCCGCTGAGAGCATCGGCGGATACGGCGTGTGCGTCATGCTCGACAGCGTCGTCGGTGGCCAGCGAGTGCAGACCACCTACGGTCACATGATCTACGGTTCGCGTCAGGTCCAGGCCGGCGAGACCGTGGCCGCCGGGCAGCTCATCGGCTTCGTCGGCAGCACCGGACGCTCGACCGCGAACCACCTCCACTTCGAGGTGCACGTCAACGGCGGGCTCATGGAGCCGATCGCCTGGCTCGCCGCCAACGCCGGCTGA
- a CDS encoding metal-dependent transcriptional regulator, with protein MTDLIDTTEMYLRTILELEEENIVPLRARISERLGHSGPTVSQTVGRMERDGLVVVSEDRTLELTDAGRRKAVDVMRKHRLAERLLSDVIGLDWAYVHEEACRWEHVMSEQVERRLVELLGHPTESPYGNPIPGLDQLGDTPARTFDEGVIGLVQKLNAAGAPIEGTVRRLAEPAQVDPELLEQLRDAGVVPGAKGDYRFNEGYVLIQMEGKEDGLELPVELASHIFLVGEPA; from the coding sequence ATGACGGACTTGATCGACACCACGGAGATGTACCTCCGCACCATCCTCGAACTCGAGGAGGAGAACATCGTGCCGCTGCGTGCACGCATCTCCGAGCGCCTCGGCCACTCGGGTCCCACGGTCTCGCAGACTGTCGGGCGGATGGAGCGGGACGGCCTCGTCGTCGTCTCCGAAGACCGCACACTCGAGCTGACCGACGCCGGTCGACGCAAGGCCGTCGACGTCATGCGCAAGCACCGACTCGCCGAGCGCCTGCTGTCCGACGTCATCGGTCTCGACTGGGCGTACGTGCACGAAGAGGCATGCCGCTGGGAGCACGTCATGAGCGAGCAGGTCGAGCGTCGACTCGTCGAGCTGCTGGGCCACCCGACCGAGTCGCCGTACGGCAATCCGATCCCCGGCCTCGACCAGCTGGGCGACACCCCTGCGCGTACCTTCGACGAGGGCGTCATCGGTCTCGTGCAGAAGCTGAATGCCGCCGGCGCTCCGATCGAGGGCACCGTCCGCCGCCTCGCCGAGCCCGCTCAGGTCGACCCGGAGCTGCTCGAACAGCTTCGCGACGCAGGAGTGGTGCCCGGTGCCAAGGGCGACTACCGCTTCAACGAGGGCTACGTGCTGATCCAGATGGAGGGCAAGGAAGACGGGCTCGAACTTCCCGTAGAACTCGCTTCGCACATCTTCCTCGTGGGCGAGCCCGCCTGA
- the serC gene encoding phosphoserine transaminase has product MAIEIPRDLLPADGRFGCGPSKVRTEQLDALLAAGPTLLGTSHRQAPVKNLVGSVREQLAALFRLPEGYEIIVGNGGSTAFWDAAAFGLIERRSQNLVFGEFGGKFAAAAAAPWLEAPDVRKSEPGSRIAAEIVDGVDVYAWPHNETSTGVAAPIERVVADGALTVIDATSAAAGIDFDAAQADVYYFAPQKNLGSDGGLWFAAVSPAAIDRIERIAASDRYIPEFLSLKNAVDNSRLNQTLNTPALTTLHLLDSQLSWILSNGGLAWAGARTAESSGILYDWAAASAVATPFVTDAAHRSPVVVTIDFDDSVDAAAVAKTLRANGIVDTEPYRKLGRNQLRVATFVSIEPDDVRQLTRALDYVLANTGS; this is encoded by the coding sequence ATGGCGATCGAGATTCCCCGTGACCTCCTGCCCGCTGACGGCCGCTTCGGCTGCGGTCCCTCGAAGGTGCGCACCGAGCAGCTCGATGCGCTGCTCGCCGCAGGGCCGACTCTGCTCGGCACCTCGCACCGACAGGCTCCGGTCAAGAACCTGGTCGGCAGCGTCCGCGAGCAGCTCGCCGCCCTCTTCCGCCTTCCCGAGGGCTACGAGATCATCGTCGGCAACGGCGGATCCACGGCGTTCTGGGATGCCGCGGCATTCGGGCTGATCGAACGGCGCAGCCAGAACCTCGTGTTCGGCGAGTTCGGCGGCAAGTTCGCCGCCGCTGCCGCCGCTCCGTGGCTCGAGGCACCCGACGTGCGCAAGTCCGAGCCTGGCTCGCGCATCGCGGCCGAGATCGTCGACGGCGTCGACGTCTACGCCTGGCCGCACAACGAGACCTCCACCGGTGTCGCGGCTCCCATCGAGCGCGTCGTCGCCGATGGCGCGCTGACGGTCATCGACGCGACCAGTGCCGCAGCCGGCATCGACTTCGACGCCGCGCAGGCCGACGTCTACTACTTCGCGCCCCAGAAGAACCTCGGATCCGACGGGGGCCTCTGGTTCGCGGCCGTGTCGCCCGCCGCGATCGACCGCATCGAGCGCATCGCCGCCTCCGACCGGTACATCCCCGAGTTCCTCAGCCTGAAGAACGCCGTCGACAACTCGCGTCTCAACCAGACGCTGAACACTCCGGCCCTCACGACCCTCCACCTGCTCGACAGCCAGCTGAGCTGGATCCTGTCGAACGGCGGGCTCGCATGGGCGGGCGCTCGCACGGCGGAGTCCTCCGGCATCCTCTACGACTGGGCTGCGGCGTCCGCCGTCGCCACCCCGTTCGTGACCGATGCCGCGCACCGCTCCCCCGTGGTCGTCACGATCGATTTCGACGACAGCGTCGACGCCGCAGCCGTCGCCAAGACCCTGCGCGCCAACGGCATCGTCGACACCGAGCCCTATCGCAAGCTCGGCCGCAACCAACTGCGCGTCGCGACCTTCGTCTCGATCGAGCCCGACGACGTGCGCCAGCTGACGCGTGCGCTCGACTACGTGCTCGCGAACACCGGCTCCTGA
- a CDS encoding DUF3027 domain-containing protein, producing the protein MTSKPEVDQRLIDAHDLALAALHEITPASTVGPAADYLPEDDGSVSLRFENRLPGYPGWFWTVTVARVDDEEPTVLEIELLPGDGALLAPEWVPWAERLAEYRAHQVELAEQAAAAAADDAVVGDADDAESDEDDELDEDLEEDEDLDDDDDDDDDDDDDDDDDDELDEDDLAAEPRVLHAGDLDGVDIDELDDSVVDDADDADDEDLDDDSADEDEDADGESDIDDDSDDEE; encoded by the coding sequence ATGACCTCGAAGCCTGAAGTCGATCAGCGTCTGATCGACGCCCATGATCTCGCGCTCGCCGCGTTGCACGAGATCACTCCGGCGTCGACCGTCGGCCCCGCTGCCGACTACCTCCCTGAGGACGACGGGTCTGTGTCGCTGCGCTTCGAGAACCGCCTCCCCGGGTACCCGGGATGGTTCTGGACCGTCACGGTCGCCCGCGTCGACGACGAGGAGCCGACGGTCCTCGAGATCGAGCTGCTTCCCGGCGACGGTGCGCTGCTCGCTCCCGAGTGGGTGCCGTGGGCCGAGCGTCTCGCCGAGTACCGCGCTCACCAGGTGGAGCTCGCCGAGCAGGCCGCCGCGGCTGCCGCTGACGACGCGGTCGTGGGCGATGCCGACGACGCGGAGTCCGACGAGGACGACGAGCTCGACGAGGACCTCGAAGAGGACGAGGATCTCGACGACGACGACGACGACGACGACGATGACGACGATGACGACGACGATGATGACGAGCTCGACGAGGATGACCTCGCCGCGGAGCCGCGCGTGCTGCATGCGGGCGACCTCGACGGAGTCGACATCGACGAGCTCGACGACTCCGTCGTCGATGACGCGGACGACGCGGACGACGAGGACCTCGACGACGATTCCGCGGACGAGGATGAAGACGCGGACGGCGAATCCGACATCGACGACGACTCCGACGACGAGGAATGA
- a CDS encoding cold shock domain-containing protein, translated as MPTGKVRFYDEDKGFGFIATDDGQDVFLHASAMPAGAAVKAGARVEFGVADGKRGLQALSVRVLDAPPSLAKAKRKPADDMAIIVEDLVKLLDGMGGDLRRGRYPSSAQGRKIAAVLRKVADDLEA; from the coding sequence ATGCCCACCGGCAAGGTCAGGTTCTACGACGAAGACAAGGGTTTCGGCTTCATCGCCACAGATGACGGCCAGGACGTCTTCCTGCATGCCTCAGCCATGCCCGCAGGCGCCGCTGTGAAGGCGGGTGCACGCGTGGAGTTCGGTGTCGCCGACGGCAAGCGCGGTCTGCAGGCACTCTCGGTGCGCGTGCTCGATGCGCCCCCGAGCCTCGCGAAGGCGAAGCGCAAGCCGGCCGACGACATGGCGATCATCGTCGAGGACCTCGTGAAGCTCCTCGACGGCATGGGCGGCGACCTCCGTCGCGGCCGATACCCCTCCTCCGCTCAGGGTCGCAAGATCGCGGCAGTACTGCGCAAGGTAGCTGATGACCTCGAAGCCTGA
- a CDS encoding multidrug ABC transporter ATPase, whose protein sequence is MSTKSPEPEVPVRRIDRILAFSALGLAAASIICFFAIIIGTAVGMEQEDFGAGVWPFIAAIPYWGLPVAFVMIIALLIMSFIRKGRAASRP, encoded by the coding sequence ATGAGTACCAAGAGTCCCGAACCTGAGGTTCCCGTTCGCCGTATCGATCGCATTCTGGCGTTCTCGGCACTCGGACTCGCCGCGGCATCCATCATCTGCTTCTTCGCGATCATCATCGGCACCGCCGTCGGTATGGAGCAGGAGGACTTCGGTGCGGGCGTCTGGCCGTTCATCGCCGCCATCCCCTATTGGGGCCTTCCCGTGGCATTCGTGATGATCATCGCGCTCCTGATCATGAGCTTCATCCGCAAGGGGCGCGCGGCATCGCGGCCCTGA
- a CDS encoding helicase-associated domain-containing protein: MSTHARPLAEWLSAASDEQLSSLFSARRVRPDAGWQDFFDAAEALLDPGSLARILPALTHDEATALVAAAVEASAEGTPKRATLESLALLGPDGSPFPPVIDALADRAVPTPFDVSPPQAASEADTAHAAERAFTTVAAIADLLLLAREKPFALLTGGTVSAGEKRLLAESGIAAESVDALIAIADDSDLVAPDGRRLRTTGRAEEWLRSSVADRWSTLVTGFRDALPRGVRTDDGGWLPTAAWSQAHPWDPTWAEHGEALLERARLLGLITDDGSEPAWAASLRQGGSIESAPLTNLLPSEVDRIFLQNDLSAISPGPLAPALDVRLRTIAVRESAAQASTYRFTPESIAHALVAGESEESILEFLESLSLTGIPQPLRYLVSQTSQRHGLVRVSTDSETGRTRIESSDPHLIEAMAVDQGLRSLALTKHVAALSTRVGRDTVYWALTDARYPATLVAEDGTAITGERNPVVRAAPQSAADYAPLIAALRSHQGPDADAAWLDRELEAAVRAKAVLRVSVGMPDGSTRELILEATGLGGGRLRGRDRAADVERTLPVSSIRAATVIAQ; this comes from the coding sequence ATGAGCACGCACGCCCGACCGCTGGCCGAATGGCTGTCTGCGGCGAGCGACGAGCAGCTGTCCTCGCTCTTCTCGGCTCGGCGAGTGCGCCCGGATGCCGGGTGGCAGGATTTCTTCGACGCGGCTGAGGCACTGCTCGACCCGGGGTCTCTCGCCCGCATCCTTCCCGCTCTCACGCACGACGAGGCGACGGCGCTCGTCGCTGCCGCTGTCGAGGCCTCCGCCGAGGGGACGCCGAAGCGTGCGACCCTCGAGAGCCTCGCGCTTCTTGGGCCTGACGGCTCACCCTTCCCTCCCGTGATCGATGCTCTCGCCGACCGCGCCGTACCGACGCCGTTCGATGTCTCCCCTCCACAGGCAGCGAGCGAGGCCGACACGGCTCACGCGGCAGAGCGCGCGTTCACGACCGTGGCTGCGATCGCCGATCTGCTGCTCCTCGCACGGGAGAAGCCCTTCGCTCTGCTCACCGGGGGCACGGTCAGCGCCGGCGAGAAGCGTCTGCTGGCTGAATCCGGTATCGCGGCTGAATCCGTCGATGCCCTCATCGCCATCGCCGATGACTCCGATCTGGTCGCACCCGACGGCCGGCGCCTGCGCACGACGGGACGCGCAGAGGAGTGGTTGAGGTCGTCCGTGGCCGACCGATGGAGCACTCTGGTGACCGGGTTCCGCGACGCTCTTCCCCGCGGAGTGCGCACGGACGACGGCGGGTGGCTCCCCACGGCCGCCTGGTCGCAGGCACACCCCTGGGATCCGACCTGGGCCGAACACGGCGAGGCGCTTCTCGAGCGCGCGCGGCTGCTCGGTCTGATCACCGACGACGGCAGCGAACCCGCATGGGCCGCATCGCTGCGGCAGGGTGGGAGCATCGAGTCCGCCCCACTCACGAACCTGCTGCCGAGCGAGGTCGATCGGATCTTCCTGCAGAACGATCTGAGCGCGATCTCCCCCGGCCCGCTCGCCCCTGCACTCGACGTGCGTCTGCGCACGATCGCCGTCCGTGAATCCGCGGCGCAGGCATCCACCTACCGTTTCACTCCCGAGTCGATCGCCCATGCTCTCGTCGCCGGCGAGAGCGAAGAATCGATCCTCGAGTTCCTCGAGTCGCTGTCGCTCACCGGCATCCCGCAGCCGCTGCGGTACCTCGTCTCACAGACCTCCCAGAGACATGGCCTGGTCCGGGTGTCCACCGACTCCGAGACCGGACGCACCCGCATCGAGAGCAGCGACCCGCATCTGATCGAGGCGATGGCGGTCGACCAGGGACTGCGGTCGCTCGCGCTGACGAAGCACGTCGCCGCGCTCTCGACGAGGGTCGGACGCGACACCGTGTACTGGGCGCTGACGGATGCGCGCTATCCCGCGACGCTCGTCGCCGAGGACGGCACCGCGATCACCGGCGAGCGCAACCCGGTGGTCCGCGCCGCGCCCCAGAGCGCCGCCGATTACGCGCCTCTCATCGCCGCCCTCCGCTCGCATCAGGGCCCGGATGCGGATGCTGCGTGGCTCGATCGCGAGCTCGAAGCCGCGGTGCGGGCGAAGGCGGTGCTTCGCGTCAGCGTGGGAATGCCCGACGGATCGACGCGGGAGCTGATCCTCGAGGCGACAGGGCTCGGCGGCGGACGCCTGCGCGGACGAGATCGCGCGGCAGACGTCGAGCGCACACTTCCGGTGTCGAGCATCCGCGCCGCCACCGTGATCGCGCAGTAA